GATGGCGGCCCGGGAGTTTCGTCGTCACGACGATCTCCTCGCGCGGGACGCCGCTGCCGGCCACGCCACGACCGACACCGGTCTCGTTGCGGTAGTTGGTCGCCGTGTCGACGAGCCGGTAGCCGCTCTCCAGGGCGGTGCCGACCGCCCGCTCCGCCTCGGCGTCGTCCATCGGCCAGGTGCCGAGTCCCACGGCCGGGACCGTCGTACCGTCGTTCAAGGTGTGCGTCGGGATGCTGATCACGTGCGGACCTTCCCTTGACTGTGTCGTCCCCCCAGCCTCACGGATAGGGTGAGCGGTGATCAACCTGACGGGCGGGGACGAGGACAGCGGACGGCATGGGAAGCACCGAGGAGCAGCGGCCGGCGGGATCCGCACGTGCCACGTCACGGGACGTCGCCCGGCTCGCCGGGGTGTCCCACACCGCCGTCTCCTTCGTCTTCAACGGCCGCGCCGAGGGCAACCTCTCGCCCGCCACCCAGGAACGCATCCGTGAGGCCGCCGCGGAGCTCGGCTACCGCCCCGACCCCGTCGCCCGCGGACTGCGCCGCCGCCGTACGGCGGTGATCGGCCTGGTCACCGACGAGATCGCCTCCTCGCCCTTCGCCGGACGGCTGCTGCGCGGGGCCATGGAGACGGCCTGGGGCAGCGACCACCTGGTCCTGACGGTCGACTCCGGCGGGGACCGTGCCAAGGAGGACGCCGCCGTCGCCGAACTCCTCGACCGGCGCGTGGACGGCATCATCTACGCGGCCATGTCGCTGCGCCGCGTCCGGGTCCCCGAGGGCCTGCACCGCACCCACTCCGTCCTCGCCAACTGCGTGCCCGACGACGGCTCCCTGCCGGCCGTCGTCCCCGCCGAACGAGCCGGCGGCCGTACGGCGGCCCGGCTGCTCCTCGACCAGGGGCACCGCAGGATCGCGCTCGTCGGGGGCCAGGACGACATCGCGTCGGTGGAGCGGCTGCGGGGCTTCAGGGACGCGCTGCGGGCGGAGGGGATCACCGTCCCGAAGGAGTGGATCGTGCGCACGGGCGGGGAGATCTCCAGCGGCCACGAGGGCGCCACCCGGCTCCTCGACGGCGTCTCCGCGGACCGGCGCCCCACCGGGATCTTCTGCTACAACGACCGGGTCGCGGCAGGCGCCCTGCACGCCGCGACCCGGCTCGGCCTCACCGTCCCCGACGACCTCTCCGTGGTCGGCTACGACGACCAGGAGCACATGGCCGCCTTCCTCACCCCGC
Above is a window of Streptomyces griseorubiginosus DNA encoding:
- a CDS encoding LacI family DNA-binding transcriptional regulator — protein: MGSTEEQRPAGSARATSRDVARLAGVSHTAVSFVFNGRAEGNLSPATQERIREAAAELGYRPDPVARGLRRRRTAVIGLVTDEIASSPFAGRLLRGAMETAWGSDHLVLTVDSGGDRAKEDAAVAELLDRRVDGIIYAAMSLRRVRVPEGLHRTHSVLANCVPDDGSLPAVVPAERAGGRTAARLLLDQGHRRIALVGGQDDIASVERLRGFRDALRAEGITVPKEWIVRTGGEISSGHEGATRLLDGVSADRRPTGIFCYNDRVAAGALHAATRLGLTVPDDLSVVGYDDQEHMAAFLTPPLSSVALPHRAMGEAAARLLLDAIDTGRTPPATVRRLACPVISRSSVGPAPIR